Genomic window (Culex pipiens pallens isolate TS chromosome 3, TS_CPP_V2, whole genome shotgun sequence):
tgaaaacaaaaccaaCGCCAACTACTTCCGGAAACAAAAGCAACTATTCGGCATTTGGTACCGCACCCTTCCTCTCGTGTCATTACGGAATTAATTCTGGCTACATACCTACGCAAGGAAAACgttctgttttgttctgtttgaCGAATTTTTTGGCAGGAATTTCCACCCTCATTTTTTGAACTCATTTCCTTGCTCATTTCATTCATTATTGGCGGTTCCACCTTCGCAAAAGGGATTCTTCTTCTTTAGCATAGCGCGGGGGCGGTTTCCCGGTATTTATGTTTTTCCaagaaaattaatcaatttaacGAGGTTCGTCGGTCCCTCGGAGGCCGATGATGACGCAAAGAGGTCCTTTCATACGAACTCATTGCAAGGTAAATATTTGCGGAATGTCTGTCGGAACTAACTGTCAACGGAACCACTTACTCACGACGAGAACGGAAACGAACAAAAACATTGTTCTTGAATGACCGATCTTACGACGACGAAGCGACGATGATGTCAATCAATGGACGTCCCTAAATGCACCACAAACCACCAACACTATCTCACGCTCGCAAGAAATGTTTGCTAACGGTTGTCGCACACACCAACTGAACTGAATGGTCTCTTCTTCTTCGATGTGAGAGCTCACTGCTCACGAGCTCACGGCAGtgttgatgcaaaaaaaaagtgaacttCACCCaaccaacacaacacaacacaaacaaaacacaccAACTTATCACTCCCTTAGTATGGGTGCGCCTGGTTCGATTAATTCCACGAATCACTGCAAATtcattatcaaaaatttattgcTTTCTCATCGTCTCTCTTTGGAGCCATCCTTCGTGCGCTCGCTCGCGAGCTCTCACACAAAAAAGGTTCAATGATTGCTCACTCGATTTTTTCTGCAAAGTTTTCACCCATAAAATAAGATATTGCACAAAACGTCAAACTAGAAAGGCGTTGCTATTTCTCATTGCAATAAGAACCAGTGTTGCCATACCGGCAACGATGAGCCCTTTCTTGTTGGGTGCTGAGAATTCTTCACTCCTGTGAGACGATTGCGGAATGTGTGAGAATGATAATGAGACTGTCTGGCCGGTCAGCGTGATGCATTCCAGACGGGGCCAGCCGGAATTTAGCAGGGTTGCCAACACTGGTGGTGTGGTGGATGGTTGTAATTATCACCACTTATTGTTGGTCATTACTGGAAACCTGCGCACACGTGAGTTTAATTGCAGCTGATTTGGAAGTCATACTCGtggagataaataaaagatatcgCGAAAGACTATTGATGACTTTACGTTGATTCAGagacatagattttttttcattggttGCAAAACAGTGtcagattttttcaattaatttcaattatttgtcGTAATTTTTctgctaaaattttcaataagcttATATTTATCGAAcgatggaagaatcatcatcaaaaggaAGTAATGCAAATATCATCTACTCATTGATAttcttttgagaatttttgtttCGCCACGTCTCACTATCGCCGGTGAGCCGgtgatttaaacaattttatgacAGTCTACTCCACTAGATTTAGTGGATTTTTTTAAGCATCTATGCCAATTTTAAACGACTTTGGTAAAGATTAACTTATTGATAACCGAGGCTGAAAAGccgttcaaaaaaatatgtccgtaaaaaaaatacttttcaaatccACAATAACTTTTTAGAATCGAGTTGTACAGCTTTGGTTAGAAggaaaaagttgtagagcattgaaTTGTCTATGTCTTATTTTTTAGAAGACATCTGAAAAATCGTAGAAATActagtttttaaaaacatttttttatttctgcccatacaaacttcacctttgaAAATCAATGGGTACAATTTGAAAAAGACCCAAAAACACTCATTTTCGACCATATCGAATGTAAgggttgatttgaaatttttcaagctaTCAGAAACTATTTTTGGTCGAATCTTTAAAGCAAATTTATAggaatttttttaaccttttcgagaaaaaaatatttaaggaaTGGTCAAGCTTGTTCATGATTTCTACAGgtaaacaaaacttaaaaacgGCGCACGATATCAAAATTTAAGTGAAGTATTTattgattacaaatttgattttacatttctagagttttttcttgaaaaggaCCTTttagctattgtctttcatatgtttatagaaccttttcAAACATTACTCTAGATTTATAGTGAACAAAAATTTAAGGTTTTTcctaaaatcatgtttttttttgccaaaattggcCACACTCCCAAATAAATATTGACCAACTTTGCCGTAGCCTAAAAGATAGTATTTCTgccattaaaaaattaacttttttcaacgtttttcaaaaaaccatgattttttattttgcaaaattggcagcactgccaaatAAATATTGACCAACTTTTGCCGTAGCTCGAAAGATGATATTTTTGCCAtacaaaatcgacttttttcaatgtttttcacaaaaacaagattctttcgaaaaattggcaacactgctaaataaattttgaccaacttttgCCTAAGCTCAAAAGATGGTATTTTTTGTCTTCTGTgccaaaaaatgataattttttaagTGAAAAGTCCAAATTAAAAacaggtaatttttgtttagggtgttgttacaatttttaggcaatacctacatttttgccgaagacattaaatcgatcaaaaaatccgttCTCTAGATACActacattttgaaatatttatgtaGCGTTTTTGTACGGAcggttgccaaaattgtatgaggaCTTGATTGGGCAAATGATGCAAAAGACTTCTGTGGACATTTGCTCATTCTTAAGAGAATTGTGTTTGCTAGACAGAATCCCCAATATCCGGGACCGAAATAAGTTACATCAGAATAAGCGAGTTTGATATACAGATTATAGTTTCCCATAATTTTCTGGCCAGCCTTCGGATATTGGAATAGACTCGATTAGCCGTAGGCctcagaatttttttatttcggatAATCATGTCACGTatcacaattattttttcttttcgttCGCTTATTTATGTTCTCTAAACCGAAGAGTATTTCCCTTCTCTCTATCTAAACTACTCTTAagagatttagaatttttaaatccaggatggcggccaaaatgacggtgttgaaatatagaaaaaaagcatttagtaattgaaattttgaaaacatatcaacttctaaataggctcaaaattacttaaatataggtttaactcctcaataaaggctcaaaacattttgctgtcttgggcaaaaatgtgtaattttatgttatGAACAACTCTTCAGAGCATAGTAGCATAGTAGGCCGCtgaaatgctaacatttttgggttatcacaaaaaataagctttttcgaCTGCTTTTATCGAGTAGATCAAAAGCTAgaaatttggcgccttcgaaaaactttcatgaaattttctcctctacaactttcccgaagacaccgatgccctacaacgtcatccaacacaGTTAGATTTTGGATGACCTTTcatcaccctgtatgtcaataacggTGATGTAATACatgttaacaaaaaaatgcatttaatttttaaataggcaatcaataactgaaatttgagtaaaatggggtagcagaactcaaattttatgttaaaaacaagaatatttaaaaacacatttttttagttcatgagtcaattatccgaagtctcatgcaaaccttcggataatcgaacttctaaaatcaaaacttcggataatcgaatctggactgtattttaaaaatattgttatcttGTTTTAATCTAAgattaaattgattttccatggaagtttttttgtgtgttagaaaaattctataaaaattttaataaaataactttGATGGTTCTGCCACAGCTTATCCTTtgaattttgaaggaaaaataGCATACAAAAAAACTGGCAACTCTTGCCACCAGTGACGTGCGTCATATCTCCTCCctttggacaaaaaaaaaaacaactaagaACATTATTCCACTCGCGGATTCATCATTATCAGCTGAAGCTGAGTTCCTTGTGGCCAATTCACCTTCAACGTGAGGCCACACATCCGGCTTTGCTTACATAACATTTGAATCGCGGTTCTTTACAGGGTCATTAATTCacccaaaaataataataaaaacaacagAAACCTTCTTGTCAGAATGATAGTTAGttcagaaacaaaaaataaatcgcTGTCAAAAATCGTCTTACCACTTTAACACATACACGAACACGGCTGAcgacagcagcaaaaaatatccaCTCCTCGAACGGGGCTCGAACCCAAGCTCCTCTCTTCCGGaaccacacacccacacacgaaCCACCCCACAAATCCGGTGCAGAATCTTGCTCCTTCCTGATTTTTTTGCTCGTTGCACAAATTTGCtcgaaatcaaacttttttctctGATGTTGCCTTTTTGCAACACACACCAACACACGCACGctcactttttttgtatttcaaagTGTGAGAACCACTTTCTCCCGTGTTATTCTCTTGTCGCTCACGGCTCACTGCTCGGCTCGCTCACTTGCATGAGTATGTGCTTCTCACTCCCTCCCAGGCACGCATACACACGCCGCCCTTGTGCCGTTCTGCTCGCacacaccaacaccaccaacaggggAATTCTCACTCCAAGAAGAAGACACGACTCACACGATTTTTGTGAGTGGGTGAGGAAGGAAAACGAAGAAGAGAACGAAAAACGCGACGGTCGTGAAACTTTATCGAATTTCTAGAGCCCGAAAAAAAAGATCACACTCACGAAAGAGTTTGtcaaacacacacgcacgcggtACGCACACACTCACAAGCACACGCACGGCGCGAGTCCGGAATCACCGCCGGAAGCGAGAGAGCTAGAAACGACGGTGATCGAAgagggcgacgacgacgacggacgaCGGCAAGAAGCAGTTTGCATCTCCTCGATTCACCAACGATGACTGAATTCCACTTGGAACTTGAGAGAGTCGGTGAGCCAGttggattttttgatttggttgcgATGcggagagagcgagagagagggaGGGCGTTTTTGACGGATCGACAGCACTGGTACAGGGTGGTGGTGAAAAAAGGAACTGTCAACGTAGAGGTTTAGAATATACCCAATTTTGGGTTCAACATTACTCATTTTCGACACAGTCAaacttattcaaaattatgtaattgCAAATCAAGTACACTGGTTGGTCACCAAACaatcgtttggtagtgtgtgtgaaccctgtataaaggggtgtcaaactaaaaactaaaagcacAGAGAACAGACGTATGtcattgaacaaacagcattgaaaaacgtgtgtaaaaattcaaaccaaaatacgttgaaaagagctagggtgtgcaccatccgcctagatagcgccacttccaaaatcatgatggcctacagtagcagaacgttgggccatctaatcactgcataaaacattcagtacgaacgacatcagaccaatgtctaACTGTCCTTCATCAGAGGGTTGCAATTTTACGCgccaaagaaggtaaacaaaacgaaatcggacataacatgtgtaaagggactattttaagttgtcgcttgaaaaatcatttttgaatgaattttctgttatgttttcgttaatgttaatgcatttttgcattacttttagtcaactggaattatacagaagtgaattttatatttaaacgaggttaacatttattttctttcgaaattattgagcctttttcattgttaagtcaagtattctcagccgcgacggtggcgccgccaagcgtatcctgcacactctaatttctttgatgcaagattgtatgcaactcattttttttagtgcaacagtgttTACACATAAGTTAGAGcctagatgtacatctgttctctgtgctaAAAGTtgttgtcaaaccatcggggtttgagtgtattggtGAATAATGGTTTATAAGCAAAAGATTCCCATTTCTTAACACTcatttgttatattttaaatttcaaattttttttaatttttatatttatacatttttaaatcttttaattttcaaatttctaaatctctcaaatttttaaatacccCGATCTCGACACCGATAGTTTGACACCatctgttgtcaaacgaacggagtcactttttagtttgacaccccttttacacggagctcacacacacactaccaatcgtttgttttgatagtgtgcgtgagcaccgtgtaaaaagtgacagttcgtcactttttagtttggctTTGACCAACcgacggggtacaaactaaaaaagtgtcaaacgaaaaagtgaccaaccaccgggggttgagtgtatcaaGTACGaactgtattaaaaaaaaagttttaaagttatgttagttagaaattttataatgtatataatatataaaacaaattcaagttttgaattcttaatttctgtgtttttattcctgtttgtttttgaaattaaattttctgatttttcatagttttgtaatttttttatttcatttatatttttgttaatctttaaaaaaaatcgattaagAATCACAAGCGtcgtccttttttttaattttatgtttctatATTGAAGAgtataaaaaagtttcagtattttttttaatttcttttttttattcttaaattttgatttttttggttttttatcattcctgattttattttttattttcagctttcatttcagaatttcattattttttgcattaatatttattaattttttttagtctttttttatttactccCAACAATCACAAGCGCAATGACCGCTTCAACCGAACCATGAAGCCATCCCAggcacgacgttctagcaggattctagcagagttctcacagagctggatattctttttaatttattatttttttaatttaaggagAACCATAGTTGACAAGATAGTTGATCCatctaaaaatgttgtcttgtcattttttttgctctaaaatgaaaaaaaagggaTCAGAGATGGTTTTCAATCATGTTTTTTTGTAGTACTTAAAAATAAAGCCTCAAGACTctattggaattaaaaaaaaaaacaaaaaaagattattttttaaagaatatttatagcataaaaaatatttaaaaaaattgattaaaaaatcagaaatttctaaataaaaatacactTACACCCCGATGAttagtcactttttcgtttgacacattttagtttgtaccccgtttgatttgtcaaagtcaaactaaacgtTTGGTCGCGTTTGGTAGTAAGTGTAAGCCCCGtgaaaagggtgtcaaactaaaaagtcacTCCGTTCGTTTGAAAACAATTGGTGAAAgagatttagaaatttgaaaattaaaacaaaaaaaaatgtagaaatttaaagattaaaaatttttaaaatttagaaattttaagattatttttttttaaatttttgaattcaaaatacagaaaacaaGTGTTAAAAACATTAGTATTACTCTCTTGCTTATTAACCAGCCCcctggcaccactgtaaatgcctagaacgtttgacagtcaccCTAAACCTCGAAGAGCTTACGCATTAGTATGTGTGAAGAGTATTTGGTTTTAATCGAGGTTTTAATCAAATCGAGGTCActgcagtaaaaaaaaaatacaatttaacccaaaaattacaaactccttgtcaaaacaaaaagctgtcaatagagctatctaagcccgatctcacgcacatgTTGCAAttgcttaccatttgtttttgctggcgggtacaaattttggTACAAATTTtgtacaaacacgcaatacatgcgcacgtagataactctatatccCTGCGATATATGCTGTTTTTTGCGTTGGGCAAATTGCGCAAATTTAGCACTCTGTGTTAATATTctgtatttatgtaaatttaactgaacaAATCACTCAAATCATTTTTGCGTGCACattctaaacaaaaaataaattctaactaattttcgaagcattttgacgtttctcctaaaatgtaaatatttaccACCCACCGCACATGCCGTTGCTGTTTTGGCAGTTCTAAATCATTCACGATTAGTATTTTTATATCAGTGAATTCGGGCCGTTTTGTCGAGCCGTCCGGCCGTTTTCGGGCCGTTGTCGGCCCCGTCCGTCAGTCAGAgaaatgttgtcctgtcaaaaaaaattttgccttaaaatgaaaaaaagtgatcagaaatggtttttaatcgtgttttttaccgttgtacataaaaaattacatagggctttagtacccaatttagcACTCcgttgtaatattttgtaaatttaactgaaaaaatcacTCTAATAATTTTAGCGTGCACATTCTAACCAAAATCTAAATTCTAACCAATTTTCGAAGCATTTTGACGTTTCTCccaaaaaagtaaatatttaCCACCCACCGCACATGCCGTTGCTGTTTTGGCTGCTCTGAATCATTTACGgttattatttttgaatcagtaaATTTCCAGACTTTAGTGAGAGAAAAACCAACAAACGATGATCACCTCCAACCGCTACACTTCGGCGGCCTGCAACCGCACGCCGGAATCACTGGACTGGGGCGAAGACGGGCTGATTTACTTCGCCGCATGCCATGCGATTGCCGTCTTCGATTCCAATGTGATTGCCTTTAACATGTTTTGAATCGTCTTCATCATAACTAAATTATCATCATTCTAGTTCCAAGGATCGTCCAAAATCGTAAGAACCCTGTACGGTCACACCGCACGCGTCAACACCGTGAAGAAGATTCGGAACGTTCCGCCGGCGGAACAAACGGTCGATTTGCTATCTGGATCGGATGATGGGACCTGTGTGCTGTGGGATAGTCGAGAAGGGGTTAAGTACACCCTCAAAGGACACTCCAAGGGAGTGACCCAGGTGGAGGCCATTTACCACCAACGAGACGGGCTACTGGTGGCCACGGGGTCGGCGGATAGCAGTGTTAAGCTGTGGCGCCGCGAGGGAGACCAGTTTGAGTGCTTTCAAACGATCGACCTCCGGACGGGTTACTGTTTTGCGTTGAAGTTCTGTACGTTGCCACGTTCTGGAGGAGTGATGTTGGCCTGCGCGACGGACAACGATCTGGTTACGCTTTATGTAGCCTCGGGGGATCAGTTTGTTGTGGCTGAAAAGCTGGCCGGACACTCGGACTGGGTTCGTGGGTTGGATTGCGTGACGGAGGGAGAGGATCTGCTGCTGGCCAGCTCATCTCAAGACAGCTTCATCCGACTGTGGAGAGTTTCGCCGAGAGACCAGGTTCGGGCGCAGAGATCCTTCGAAGAATTCTCCGCCGACGAGGACATTGTCCTCGAGGAACGCGTCTTCAGCGTTGAGCTCGAGGGAACAAGCTTTCACTACGCTCTTTCGCTGGAATCGGTTCTACAAGGCCACGAAGGGTGGGTCTACGGCGTTCACTTCAACAAACAAGACGCCCAGCTTCGTCTGCTGTCCTCTTCAATCGACAAAACCCTAACAATTTGGTCACCCTCACCCGATTCCGGCATTTGGTACGAAAGTGTCCGCGTCGGTGAAGTGGGCGGTTCCTCGCTCGGATTCTACGGCGGGAAATTCTCCCCCGACGGCAAGTCCATCATCGGCCACGGTTTCCAAGGCAGTCTCCACCTGTGGCATCAAGATCCAACCAACCCAACTCTCTGGACGCCCGGAACCATCATCGGAGGTCACTTTAGCGCCGTGCGCGACCTCGCTTGGGACCCCCAAGGAGGACACTTCCTTGTCACCCTCTCCGCCGACCAGACGACTCGGATTCACGCCGAGTGGAGCAAAGCACGGACATGGCACGAAATTGCGCGGCCGCAGGTGCACGGTTACGATATGCAGTGTTTGGCGTTGCTTTCGCGGTATCGGTTGGCGAGCGGGGCCGAAGAAAAGATTGTGCGCGTCTTTCAGGCGCCCGGGAACTTTGTGGAGAATTTCCGGCAGCTTTGTGGTGTGGCGAGGGAGGCGGACGGAGATGGAGAGGAGATTCTTAAAAGTAAGTTATAAACGATCACAGTGGGCGAAAACCCACCTCTAATCCCATTAAATTGAAGCcgctgtttttttcttctgaaaaatagtttttcttatgtaaaaaaatctcaggaaTCGATTGGCGCATAGCAAACCCACCGGAAATGACgggaaagggtccattttgccccatttgtcCTAataattggaattttctgtattttcacTCTACTAGTTAACCATAGtaacatttataggatatctTTATacttattttaatgtaaaattagcaGGGGAATCGAATGGTGATATTTTGGAACCATTTGGCGTGACCCATTTTGCCCTATGGGccctttttggcgattttcgcTAATTTTACTCCTTTTTACAGCATTTAGCGTAGGAATTTCGTAAACTTATTTCTGCTATACGTGCAAAATCGGCACAAGAATCATAGAATGCTTATTTAGGACCACTTATAATAACCCGTTTTACCCCATGGGccattttttactatttttcctaatttaatttgtttatagGTGTTTTGCATATAATTGTAATAAACTAATCACTGGTAATTGTATAAAATGGCCATGAGAATTTAAAGGTATAATTTTGGAATTACTTGAAACGTCCTATTTTGCCCCATGCCCCCTTTTTAAAATATCTCAtgtaatttgaattgtttttcgaaacaatttgcaaaatatggTGATAAATGAATTACTTTTTAATGTGTAAGATGTTCAAGTAAATTAAATCttgatattttggaattgtttgaaatagcccattttaccccactAGCCCTCTCATCATGTTTTAGGCCATTTAGTTCCTTTTAGAAGCGATTTGCATACAATACTTATTGCATAATGATAATTATCTGTGTTTTATGGACAAAAGAATTTAACATAGGTATTTTGGGATTATTTCGAACTGTACGCGATCAGTGCATCCTGCTCGTTcccaatgtaaacatcaacagcgTGACCAGAAATAACAGTTTGTAACTGATTGATCctgttgaaaaattaataaatacaaGAAACCTAATTCAACAActccattaaaaaataaaattaggatGTGATGTAATGAAAACTTTATTGATTGATCTTCATAATCTTAGTGGATTAACTCAACTgatcgatttaaaaataaatgtattatAGCGATCACAgctattcaattgaaaaaaaaaataagtgaataaaaacatataaaagctttcacaaaatacgttttgaaaaaaatctttttcatatttttttctatttttttttggaatatattcaaaattgtttgctaaatttattttttattatgattttatttttctcattatttttggaatatttaagAAGGCTTATTTTATTgcggtacagatttttgattctAATAAATTTGCATCATAAAAAAGATTAAATATCAggctaaatatttattttagagtgagccacgtagcctagtggtaacgctcccgcctagtaagcggtagatcggggttcagatcccggctcggaccaacacaactagtgatcgtttctcttctggattcgattgcttagtaaagggaaggtagtgtatcgtcacaaactggaccttgtcacgacaccttaggaaggtggcctatggaatgttaacattaaccttaacatgttaacattaagttgagaatgaaattgccactgaagccgctttgtaaatgccggcccgatactcttcaagggtgttcccataggaactgggaaagatttactttttacttaattattttgttcattgaattaaacaaaaagttcatcaaacacttaattaacattaaaaaatggaataaaataCTAATCTTTTTCAacaatcaataatattttatgttttttaagacaattgtttttggtttcttttctaATTATCATTCATTCATTCTTCTTGTTGACGCAAATCCACTTGATAACCTGAtgtaaaaatacataattttgttgtattattttttactaCATTTCCCTACAAATTCATTTGAAAGTCTATTGCCATTGTTGGCTATagttattatttcaaaacaaaactcttGTTTGCTAAAGTCTTCTTAGTATCaagatacattttttgtaaagactAATACGAACAG
Coding sequences:
- the LOC120415750 gene encoding elongator complex protein 2 yields the protein MITSNRYTSAACNRTPESLDWGEDGLIYFAACHAIAVFDSNFQGSSKIVRTLYGHTARVNTVKKIRNVPPAEQTVDLLSGSDDGTCVLWDSREGVKYTLKGHSKGVTQVEAIYHQRDGLLVATGSADSSVKLWRREGDQFECFQTIDLRTGYCFALKFCTLPRSGGVMLACATDNDLVTLYVASGDQFVVAEKLAGHSDWVRGLDCVTEGEDLLLASSSQDSFIRLWRVSPRDQVRAQRSFEEFSADEDIVLEERVFSVELEGTSFHYALSLESVLQGHEGWVYGVHFNKQDAQLRLLSSSIDKTLTIWSPSPDSGIWYESVRVGEVGGSSLGFYGGKFSPDGKSIIGHGFQGSLHLWHQDPTNPTLWTPGTIIGGHFSAVRDLAWDPQGGHFLVTLSADQTTRIHAEWSKARTWHEIARPQVHGYDMQCLALLSRYRLASGAEEKIVRVFQAPGNFVENFRQLCGVAREADGDGEEILKTTPQGASVPSLGLSNKPVFNVDAEPEPDKKHVKDMYPEHYFVPTTMNAPPTEETLMQNTLWPEMQKLYGHGYEIYALAATSDGRWLASASRATSVEHAKILIWNTSTWKIVQKLQAHQLTVTQLAFAPNNALLLAVSRDRTLSVFQNKEDPSPETCDFQLLTQTNKQTSVHTRIIWCCDWAHDSDHFVTGSREGKVVLWAVRDGEGSVPAARATLDLKGESVTAVAFARRTIMDEQQYLVAVGLEKGSILLYSVRAEWRLLVTIDQASGHHLTVKRLAFRPTTGAELQLASCGDDHFVRIYDITC